One Podarcis raffonei isolate rPodRaf1 chromosome 18, rPodRaf1.pri, whole genome shotgun sequence genomic window carries:
- the LOC128405896 gene encoding perilipin-3-like encodes MATDVKGDGQEAPHTANVVTRVTSLPLVSSTYDICHSLYNYAKENYPFINSACSVAETVAAMAVGSAVGGAQPLLGHLEPQIAAVNQYACKGLDQLEETLPILHQPAHQVIEDGVTITKTVICSTVNVAKDAASGAKQLWSNRVSEAVDLTKDIVQDSVNLTKSVVSSTVNTAVNAANEAKELVTHRVADVVNLGKETAQDSVELTKSVVNTALQAAQETRELVAGQVKTCGPVQEGIEMTSLLKQALSSGVNVMLGKTEDMVDYYLPMTDEELAKLATEVKGFGEALEEQRKQQSYFVRLGSLSSKVRRRAYLHSLDKVRLIRENTQDTLSQLQLVINLVEAAQQGIGKRLQEAQEKLSQVLLEWTQAQPEERQAAAGGPRPEVESGTLAMLRFVTQDLGPVYAHLASTIEGLPSNLRKRVAQARGNVRQLHSSFTSVSSFQDLSSSLLAQSRDKIAQAQEALETLVDHIVQNTPLNWVVGPFRPSAGAEMETESPEMESLAPEEPMDEGEAPEERATVSKPAKVAVKSAKKKAESEGEGSLVSGVARKAKKEMNEEEEMKKKPSKSTLNQLSGAAEKQA; translated from the exons ATGGCTACTGATGTCAAAGGAGATGGCCAAGAGGCTCCACACACAGCG AATGTCGTGACCAGAGTGACCAGCCTCCCCCTAGTCAGCTCCACCTATGACATTTGCCACTCTCTGTATAACTACGCCAAGGAGAATTACCCGTTCATCAATTCTGCCTGCAGCGTGGCGGAGACGGTGGCGGCGATGGCCGTCGGGAGTGCCGTCGGGGGCGCCCAGCCACTTCTCGGCCACCTCGAGCCCCAAA TTGCTGCTGTCAATCAATACGCTTGCAAAGGGCTGGACcagctggaagagactctcccTATTCTTCACCAGCCAGCTCATCAG GTGATTGAAGACGGTGTCACCATAACCAAAACGGTCATCTGTTCCACGGTCAATGTAGCCAAGGATGCAGCTTCCGGCGCCAAGCAACTCTGGTCGAACAGAGTATCTGAAGCTGTCGATCTCACCAAGGACATTGTCCAGGATAGTGTCAACTTGACCAAATCAGTGGTGAGCTCCACCGTCAACACCGCAGTGAACGCCGCAAATGAGGCGAAGGAGCTTGTCACTCATAGGGTGGCCGACGTTGTCAACCTGGGCAAGGAGACAGCCCAGGACAGCGTGGAGTTGACCAAGTCGGTGGTCAATACCGCCCTCCAAGCTGCCCAAGAGACGAGGGAGCTTGTGGCTGGCCAAGTCAAGACCTGCGGGCCTGTCCAGGAAGGCATTGAGATGACCAGCCTCTTGAAGCAGGCGCTGAGCAGCGGTGTGAACGTCATGTTGGGGAAGACAGAGGATATGGTGGACTACTACCTGCCCATGACTGACGAGGAGCTGG CCAAGCTGGCCACAGAGGTCAAAGGTTTCGGAGAGGCCTTGGAAGAGCAGAGGAAGCAGCAGAGTTACTTTGTCCGCCTGGGGTCGCTGTCGAGCAAAGTCCGCCGTCGCGCTTACCTGCATTCCCTGGACAAGGTGCGTCTCATCAGGGAGAACACTCAGGATACGCTTTCGCAACTCCAGCTGGTGATCAACCTG GTTGAAGCCGCGCAACAAGGCATTGGGAAGAGGCTCCAAGAGGCTCAGGAGAAGCTGAGCCAGGTCTTGCTCGAGTGGACCCAGGCACAGCCGGAGGAGAGGCAGGCCGCAGCCGGAGGCCCAAGGCCAGAG GTTGAATCAGGCACCCTGGCTATGCTTCGCTTTGTCACCCAGGACCTCGGGCCGGTCTACGCTCACTTGGCATCCACCATCGAAGGCCTGCCCAGCAACCTCCGCAAGAGGGTGGCCCAAGCCCGCGGCAACGTCCGCCAGCTTCACTCCTCTTTCACCTCGGTCTCATCCTTCCAGGACTTGTCCTCCAGCCTCCTGGCCCAGAGCCGGGACAAAATCGCCCAGGCGCAGGAGGCCCTGGAGACGCTGGTGGATCACATCGTCCAAAATACGCCCTTGAACTGGGTCGTGGGGCCTTTCCGGCCGTCGGCAGGCGCCGAGATGGAGACGGAGAGCCCGGAGATGGAAAGTTTGGCCCCGGAGGAGCCCATGGATGAGGGCGAGGCCCCAGAGGAGAGGGCGACGGTATCCAAACCGGCGAAGGTCGCAGTCAAATCAGCAAAGAAAAAGGCAGAAAgcgagggggaaggaagtctggTGTCTGGCGTGGCCAGGAAAGCAAAGAAAGAGATGAACGAGGAAGAGGAGATGAAGAAGAAGCCTAGCAAGAGCACTCTGAATCAGCTCTCCGGTGCTGCTGAGAAGCAGGCATAA
- the TICAM1 gene encoding TIR domain-containing adapter molecule 1 — protein MACRHGGEPPSAATLSPLQAPRWSSNWVVGLSRPLAKAAEGCTAPPSMEGIFRVLAATPRDRLVQYKHKLSCRRQGGKSCRLLQAMILLTLGRETEARLSLEALENCAAVADIYKSHQRSAAASRADPAPSNQDAGVALAVAQIYSLLVEEKLCGPLARDEAYRIAIKASLESDVPRSVFESLLSEAEHKCGLDFVPAVASNSFSAPRRDVGKPSSRAAKSSPMPVLSSWAPSEIQPLCSTGSPASLLSHLEISQSPTLPFLIHSVQHGVPEPSKLCRSGPNSLVQPGEAGATAESPADSCSGGPAEPVVQGQEKTRQTSDPGGNHYCLSVQPPPKITQLLEDGENREPRSLVASEPQGCAGCPFQNSQAPPTPLPGLASSAPFVPRTVEDSSSLKPSLETGSSSSSGPPPPRSSGPPSTDLPAEEQPFFTFVLVHAPEDETVACQVRERLEALGVADGATVSEDFLVPGHCQLSCFQDALDNSAFTLLLLTENFKSRFCAFQANVALMDSFQRFCKTNSVVPFIAKESPMKRREMPFLLASIVPLDETSPVFARRVKKTFSPAVIREKRALWNISRQIRNQEHLQEQQSAYQQALQRLSALRVGSQAPLPSQRGFLGLQTPLDQPFFYSEMLQPQLGPDQLSHPYVFSRGSPGLMSGAPPSHLIIQNAQMVQIGDYNQMQVEKAGAAAEEEEGGLDGRERPGG, from the coding sequence ATGGCCTGCCGGCATGGTGGAGAacctccctctgctgccacgCTTTCACCCCTCCAGGCCCCAAGATGGTCTTCCAACTGGGTCGTTGGCCTCTCCAGACCACTCGCCAAGGCGGCAGAGGGCTGTACGGCACCTCCGAGCATGGAGGGCATCTTCAGGGTCTTGGCCGCGACCCCGAGAGACAGGCTGGTCCAGTACAAACACAAGCTGAGCTGCAGGCGGCAAGGCGGGAAGAGTTGCAGGCTCCTTCAGGCCATGATCCTCTTGACCCTGGGCAGAGAGACGGAGGCCAGACTGAGCCTGGAAGCGTTGGAGAACTGTGCTGCCGTGGCAGACATCTACAAGAGCCACCAGCGGAGCGCTGCAGCAAGCAGAGCCGATCCAGCCCCTTCAAACCAGGATGCAGGAGTGGCGCTGGCTGTGGCCCAGATCTACTCGTTGTTAGTAGAGGAAAAGCTCTGTGGGCCCCTGGCCAGAGACGAGGCTTACCGTATCGCCATCAAGGCTTCCCTTGAGAGTGATGTCCCAAGGTCTGTTTTTGAGAGCCTCTTGAGCGAAGCTGAGCATAAGTGTGGGCTGGATTTCGTGCCTGCGGTGGCAAGCAACAGCTTCAGCGCTCCGAGACGCGATGTGGGGAAGCCTTCCTCCAGAGCAGCAAAGAGCTCGCCCATGCCAGTTTTGAGTTCCTGGGCTCCCTCCGAAATCCAGCCTCTGTGCTCCACAGGCAGCCCGGCCTCGCTGCTCAGCCACCTGGAGATCAGCCAGTCTCCAACGCTGCCTTTCCTCATCCATTCCGTTCAGCATGGCGTCCCCGAGCCCAGCAAGCTGTGCAGAAGTGGCCCCAACTCCCTGGTGCAGCCTGGAGAAGCGGGAGCCACTGCTGAGTCTCCAGCCGATTCTTGCTCTGGGGGACCAGCGGAGCCCGTCGTGCAAGGCCAAGAGAAAACCAGGCAAACCAGCGATCCTGGAGGCAACCATTATTGCTTGTCGGTTCAGCCTCCCCCTAAAATTACGCAGTTGCTGGAAGATGGAGAAAACAGGGAACCCCGAAGTCTGGTGGCCTCGGAACCGCAGGGTTGTGCAGGATGTCCATTCCAGAACTCACAAGCACCACCCACACCTCTGCCTGGTTTAGCATCTTCTGCACCGTTTGTTCCAAGAACCGTGGAAGATTCCTCTTCCCTGAAGCCGAGCTTGGAGACTGGGTCCTCTTCAAGCTctggccctcctcctcctcgttcaTCAGGACCCCCCTCGACAGATCTGCCGGCTGAGGAGCAACCCTTCTTCACTTTCGTTTTGGTCCATGCCCCTGAAGACGAGACAGTCGCCTGCCAGGTGAGGGAGCGGCTGGAGGCCCTGGGCGTTGCCGACGGGGCGACGGTCAGCGAGGACTTCCTGGTCCCTGGGCACTGCCAGCTCAGCTGCTTCCAGGATGCCCTGGATAACTCAGccttcaccctcctcctcctgacgGAGAACTTCAAGAGCCGCTTCTGCGCCTTCCAGGCAAACGTGGCCTTGATGGACTCCTTCCAGCGCTTCTGCAAGACCAACTCGGTGGTGCCCTTCATTGCCAAAGAGAGCCCCATGAAGAGGCGAGAGATGCCTTTCCTGCTCGCGTCGATTGTGCCGCTGGATGAGACCTCGCCCGTCTTCGCCAGGCGGGTCAAGAAAACGTTCTCCCCAGCGGTGATCCGGGAGAAGAGGGCTCTGTGGAATATCTCAAGGCAGATCCGTAACCAGGAGCACTTGCAGGAGCAGCAGAGTGCATACCAGCAGGCCCTGCAGCGCCTGTCTGCTCTCAGGGTCGGCTCGCAAGCTCCGCTGCCCTCGCAGAGGGGCTTTCTGGGGCTGCAAACCCCACTTGACCAGCCATTTTTCTACTCTGAAATGCTTCAACCTCAGCTGGGGCCTGATCAACTCTCCCATCCATATGTCTTCTCACGGGGTTCCCCAGGGCTCATGTCTGGGGCACCTCCGTCGCACCTCATAATCCAGAATGCCCAAATGGTCCAGATTGGAGACTATAACCAAATGCAGGTGGAGAAGGCAGGTGCGGcggcagaagaggaagaaggtggTTTGGACGGGAGAGAGAGACCTGGAGGCTGA